TCTTTTAAACAACGGGAAATGCAGCAATACCGATTATTCTTAGGAATAACCTTTGTTTTAGGTATTGTGTTTATTGCATTTCAATGGGCAGGCTTCAGCTGGATGTGGGCCCATGGAGTTAGCTTTAGAGGCGCAGGTGCTGGACAGTTCTTATACATTATTGCAGGTTTACACGCTTTGCACGTTATTGGTGGCGTTGTGGCTTTATTCTTTCAATTTGTTAAGTCATTTTTTGGAAGAACAAAGAATTATAATTCCGTTCCAGTAGAGGTAGTAAGCACGTATTGGCATTTTGTAGATGTTCTTTGGATTTATTTGTTAGTGTTTTTTATCATTATTGGATAAATCTGTTGTAAGGTTGATGTATATCAGCTTACCTAAATGAATTGCTAAATAATAAATGAGATAAGGGGTTGTAAAGAATAACACAACTCAGAAATTAAAATCGAGAAACTTAAATTATGGCACAAACCGCTGTAGCACAAGGGACCAAATGGTGGGCAGGAGGAAGAAGTCCTTTTAATGTGGAGTATGGAAAGTTGATGATGTGGTACTTCTTATTGAGTGATGCATTTACTTTTGGTGCATTCCTGATCTCTTACGGAACTATTCGCTTTTCACAAAACTTCTGGCCTGATCCAAACAAGGTATTTAATGCATTTCCAGGTGCTGGGCATATGAATTTGCCTTTGGCGTTTGTGAGCTTGATGACATTTATTTTGATCATGAGCTCTGTTACCATGGTATTAGCTGTTCATGCTGGTCATCATAATAACAAAAAAGGCGTAGTTAAGTGGTTAACTTGGACTGTGATTGGTGGTTTTGCGTTCTTGGCTTGTCAGGCTTGGGAATGGCATCACTTAATTACCGGCGAGCATGCGGTACTGGTTAATGGACAACTGGATGTTATTGGTCAAACAATGCGTGTAAATCCTTGGGGTAGAGAAGTACACGGTGCAGAAATAGCTCATGCACTTCAAAATACACCTCATGACGCACTGGTTAAATTAGTGCACATGGAAAATCACCAGCATACCTTAGAACATTTGGGTGGTATGTCTGATGAGCAATTACGCGGAATGATCAATACAGCTGAAATGCACATCAGTGAAGCTGGTCCAGTTGCGTTTGGTGGTTTCTTCTATGGTATCACTGGTTTCCACGGTTTCCACGTATTTTCTGGTGTAATTATCAATGTCATTATGTTGATCATGGCGCAGAATGATGTGTTTGCCAAGCGTGGTCACTACCTGATGGTTGAGAAAGCTGGTTTATATTGGCACTTTGTAGACTTGGTTTGGGTATTTGTATTCTTGTGTTTTTATCTTATCTAATCGTAAAAAGAAATTAATAAAATGGATCAGCATTCGCATCATACAGCAGCAGAGATTACGTTTCATCACGAACCTGCTGCCGATACAAGACGCATCTGGAGAACATTCTGGTTATTATTAGGTATCACTGTCATCGAATTGGCAATGGGCTTGTCAATGTACTTGTTCACAATGCCAAGCTGGATGCACCTGTTTTTAAAGGGTGTAATTGTAATCTTGTCTTTAGCAAAAGCATTTTACATTGTTGGAATTTTCATGCACTTGGGTGATGAGATTCGCAATATGATCATGACCATTGTAGTGCCGCTTTTACTTTTTGTATGGTTTATCGGTGCCTTCCTTTGGGATGGTAATGCCTTCCGTTCTCGCCGTAATACCTACGATCAGTATTACAAAGAAAGAACAATGGAAAAACCAGCCCCGGGTGAAAAGCAACATCATCCCCTGGATTAATAATTACTTAAAATGAATAATAGAAACCATCGCCTGCTTAATTTTGCGGGCGATGGTTTTTTTAATTTTTAGATGTGAATAAAACTGCGTTTTCTGCTTTATTACTGGCCCTTTTCGTTCCCTTACTTTCCTACTTTGTGATGAAGGGGTTTACCACGAAGGCCGTGTCTATGCCTCGACATTATATCTACGATTCTATTATTACAAGAACGGATAATGGTAAGCTGGTAGAAGATACCGTTTGGCATAAAGTACCCGATTTTAACCTGACAAACCAGCTTGGTCAACAAGTAAGCTGGAAGGACATGGAAGGAAAGGTTATTGTAGCTTCTTTCTTTTTTACACATTGTCCTACCATCTGCCCAGGTATGACGGTGAACATGAAGAAACTGCAGGATGGCGTTTCTAATGGTGAGCGTGTGGGCACAAAAGATGCAAAGTTTATACAGTTCCTCTCTTTTAGTGTAGACCCGGAAAGAGACAGTGTACAAAACCTAAAGAATTGGGCGGATCGTTTTCAGATAAATCCTTCTAATTGGTGGTTACTTACGGGTAGCAAAAAAGAGATCTATAATTTGGCTAATGAAGAAATGAAAGTATTAGCTGTTGATGGAAAAGGTATTGATACCAGCTTCATTCACACAGATCGCTTTGTTCTTCTTGATAAATACCACAATATAAGAGGCTATTATCATGGGTTGGACTCCAACTCTATGGCACAGCTTTCAAGAGATATGGTGTTACTTTCTTTAGAGAAAGATCCCAATCGAAAGAAGTTTTATGAAGGCAAGTTGGAACTGCTGGCCGTCGTATTTCTTGTAACTATACTAGGTATAGGTGTATTAGTATTTGTATTGAAAAGAGAAAAAAGAGAGCATGCAACTAGCGCTTAGTAAAAATGATAAGAAGGCGCGTATTCTTATCCTGGCTTTTTCTGTAATTGTATTTATAGCCGTAACAGCTTTAGAGCGTATTACACTTGACGTAGATCTGGGCTTTGACCCGCATGTACTTTCGGCTATAAACGCAGCTATTAATTCTATTGTTGCTGTTTTATTGATAGCAGGTATTATAACGGCCAAGCAAAAAAATATCAACGTACACCGCAAGATAATGCTGACAGCAATGGCGCTTTCCGTCATATTCCTGGTAAGCTATATTCTGCATCATTTGTTTGCAGGCTCTACACTATATGGCGATCTGGATCGAAACGGTGTGGTAAGTGCCGCTGAAAAAGCACAAGCCGGAACCATGCGTTATGTATATATGTTTCTACTAGGCACGCATATTTTATTAGCGGGTGTATCATTGCCTTATATTCTATTTACAGCTTACAGGGCATTGATCTCTGAATATCCTCAACACCGCAAACTTGCCAAGATCACTTGGCCAATGTGGTTTTATGTAGCGCTTACAGGTCCCATCGTTTATTGGATGATCAGCGCTTATTATTAAAGCGCAGTACTGATAGTTATTTCTTTAGTTGAAAGTATTAGCTACCTATAAAATGTATCTCTTAATGATGGAATAGCTAAAGAAGTAACAGAATGATCAAAACATAGCCTATGCTATACATTGCCATCTTTTTGACCGGCTTCTGGGTACTGGTAACGGTATACTTACTAATTAACACCCGCAGAATAAAGTACTTGAAATCGATACAGGTTTCAG
This genomic interval from Flavisolibacter tropicus contains the following:
- a CDS encoding cytochrome c oxidase subunit 3, which encodes MEMVRTQQRQRIHPHKFSLWVAMASIIMMFAGLTSAYIVKSGQAGWEEVVTPNYFWYSTAAIVASSITMQLALRSFKQREMQQYRLFLGITFVLGIVFIAFQWAGFSWMWAHGVSFRGAGAGQFLYIIAGLHALHVIGGVVALFFQFVKSFFGRTKNYNSVPVEVVSTYWHFVDVLWIYLLVFFIIIG
- a CDS encoding cytochrome c oxidase subunit 3 — translated: MAQTAVAQGTKWWAGGRSPFNVEYGKLMMWYFLLSDAFTFGAFLISYGTIRFSQNFWPDPNKVFNAFPGAGHMNLPLAFVSLMTFILIMSSVTMVLAVHAGHHNNKKGVVKWLTWTVIGGFAFLACQAWEWHHLITGEHAVLVNGQLDVIGQTMRVNPWGREVHGAEIAHALQNTPHDALVKLVHMENHQHTLEHLGGMSDEQLRGMINTAEMHISEAGPVAFGGFFYGITGFHGFHVFSGVIINVIMLIMAQNDVFAKRGHYLMVEKAGLYWHFVDLVWVFVFLCFYLI
- a CDS encoding cytochrome C oxidase subunit IV family protein is translated as MDQHSHHTAAEITFHHEPAADTRRIWRTFWLLLGITVIELAMGLSMYLFTMPSWMHLFLKGVIVILSLAKAFYIVGIFMHLGDEIRNMIMTIVVPLLLFVWFIGAFLWDGNAFRSRRNTYDQYYKERTMEKPAPGEKQHHPLD
- a CDS encoding SCO family protein; amino-acid sequence: MNKTAFSALLLALFVPLLSYFVMKGFTTKAVSMPRHYIYDSIITRTDNGKLVEDTVWHKVPDFNLTNQLGQQVSWKDMEGKVIVASFFFTHCPTICPGMTVNMKKLQDGVSNGERVGTKDAKFIQFLSFSVDPERDSVQNLKNWADRFQINPSNWWLLTGSKKEIYNLANEEMKVLAVDGKGIDTSFIHTDRFVLLDKYHNIRGYYHGLDSNSMAQLSRDMVLLSLEKDPNRKKFYEGKLELLAVVFLVTILGIGVLVFVLKREKREHATSA
- a CDS encoding DUF420 domain-containing protein, translated to MQLALSKNDKKARILILAFSVIVFIAVTALERITLDVDLGFDPHVLSAINAAINSIVAVLLIAGIITAKQKNINVHRKIMLTAMALSVIFLVSYILHHLFAGSTLYGDLDRNGVVSAAEKAQAGTMRYVYMFLLGTHILLAGVSLPYILFTAYRALISEYPQHRKLAKITWPMWFYVALTGPIVYWMISAYY